A region from the Hydrogenimonas sp. genome encodes:
- a CDS encoding chitinase yields MARIIKPETKEKLQWLIKKGNPLKYLDVSSITDMSLLFFYDRSIDWDDPDNDISGWNVTNVTDMTMMFTETGFNQDISGWDVSKVESMCLMFAYTPFNQDISSWNVSNVTNMNGIFAVTPFNRDISSWNVSKVTDMSLMFKSSSFVKQTDILCWDINPQCNMETFCEIIGITSYGDWASLAEKLHIDHLRQIWQNGGDKSKYEIMLFIRKHKKAFLVRNREIMHTIADMKKQKDAG; encoded by the coding sequence ATGGCACGCATCATCAAACCCGAAACCAAAGAAAAATTGCAGTGGCTCATAAAAAAAGGGAATCCACTGAAATATCTCGACGTCTCTTCGATAACCGATATGTCGTTGCTTTTCTTTTACGATAGATCCATCGACTGGGACGATCCGGACAACGACATTTCCGGATGGAACGTAACCAACGTCACGGACATGACCATGATGTTCACGGAAACGGGCTTCAACCAGGACATCTCCGGTTGGGACGTATCGAAGGTGGAGAGCATGTGTCTCATGTTCGCCTACACGCCTTTCAACCAGGACATTTCCAGCTGGAATGTCTCGAACGTCACCAATATGAACGGCATTTTCGCCGTCACGCCATTCAACCGGGACATTTCGTCCTGGAACGTCTCGAAGGTCACCGACATGAGTCTGATGTTCAAATCGTCATCTTTCGTGAAACAGACGGACATTCTCTGCTGGGACATCAACCCCCAATGCAATATGGAGACTTTCTGTGAAATCATAGGTATAACGAGCTATGGGGACTGGGCCTCCCTTGCGGAAAAGTTGCATATAGACCACTTAAGACAAATCTGGCAAAATGGTGGTGACAAATCAAAGTACGAAATCATGCTCTTCATCAGAAAACATAAAAAAGCATTTCTTGTACGAAATAGGGAAATAATGCATACTATCGCCGATATGAAAAAGCAGAAGGATGCAGGGTAA
- a CDS encoding endonuclease: MSLLAYADTKGVNEILEEMIKGKRDAKNLVITGIPGTGKTHAVVRFLEENKEIGGYRFVQFHPSYDYEDFIEGLKPFPDNNNLTFKLVPGIFKELCREAIKDKNKKYVMVIDEINRANLSRVFGELLYCLEYRGKPVDTKMTGYIKGLSDEDEQKKHTVDHNNENSGRFEIPENVLVIGTMNDVDRSVDAFDLALRRRFVWEEVDFDRFQLAVYDKFFERKMGIENIFALIEKAEKLNEKIEEKMGKNFRVGHTYFFKVADYLKNKDYFDSALEDLWRFHLHSLLKEYLKMHYDESEIDEELKEFEKIVVGDK; the protein is encoded by the coding sequence ATGAGTCTGCTGGCCTATGCGGATACGAAGGGGGTCAACGAGATTCTCGAGGAGATGATTAAAGGGAAGAGGGATGCGAAAAATCTGGTCATTACCGGTATTCCCGGTACGGGAAAGACCCATGCGGTGGTGCGGTTCCTGGAAGAGAATAAGGAGATAGGCGGTTACAGGTTCGTGCAGTTTCACCCCTCCTACGATTATGAAGATTTCATCGAAGGGCTGAAACCGTTTCCCGATAATAATAATTTGACCTTCAAACTGGTTCCCGGTATATTCAAGGAGTTGTGCAGGGAAGCGATAAAAGATAAAAATAAGAAATACGTTATGGTCATCGACGAGATCAACCGCGCCAACCTCTCACGGGTATTCGGGGAACTGCTCTACTGCCTGGAGTATCGCGGCAAGCCGGTCGACACGAAGATGACGGGGTATATCAAAGGCCTTTCTGATGAAGATGAACAAAAAAAACATACCGTCGATCATAATAATGAGAATAGTGGCCGTTTCGAGATTCCCGAAAACGTCCTGGTCATCGGCACCATGAACGACGTGGACCGCAGCGTCGACGCTTTCGACCTGGCGTTGAGACGGCGTTTCGTCTGGGAAGAGGTCGATTTCGACAGGTTTCAGCTCGCCGTGTACGACAAATTTTTCGAAAGAAAAATGGGGATTGAGAACATTTTTGCCCTCATCGAAAAAGCCGAGAAGCTCAACGAGAAAATCGAAGAGAAGATGGGCAAAAACTTCAGGGTCGGGCATACCTACTTTTTCAAAGTCGCCGACTACCTGAAAAACAAGGATTATTTTGACAGTGCCCTGGAGGATCTCTGGCGCTTTCACCTGCACTCCCTGCTCAAAGAGTATTTGAAGATGCACTACGACGAAAGCGAGATCGATGAAGAACTCAAAGAGTTCGAAAAAATCGTCGTCGGAGACAAGTGA
- a CDS encoding deoxyguanosinetriphosphate triphosphohydrolase has protein sequence MWDRLLSSKRVGAESAFRSSCESRDNFHKDYDRIIFSHAFRRLSKKTQVHPLSKNDHVHNRMTHSLEVASVGRSLGLGAGKVLKAKKIPVDPYQIAYIVQTACLAHDLGNPPFGHAGEDVIKVWFRENVERLPDMDETQRNDFRHFDGNAQSFRIVTQLENYLYNGGLRLTYATLATLVKYPFSSNECKKREKSKFGYFQSEKELFDRIFDALGLRNDDGSYRRHPLSYLMEAADDICYALLDIEDALELGIVRWEDVEEIFFKLTGESKVREILSSKGLPPSHLHSKIIAFAITHLVDEGMETFEREYDRIVSTGLESDLVACFDNRALREGLQEAKDFGVASIFSNRRNVELELGAYSIIKTILDALVDAACRHAQNEKLSFYQKKALMLMGEKSPLKLRPANTYEAIQRVVDYVSGMTDNHAHHVARQLKGVFSGVE, from the coding sequence ATGTGGGACCGTTTACTCAGCAGTAAGAGGGTGGGAGCCGAGAGCGCTTTTCGGAGTAGTTGCGAAAGTCGGGACAACTTTCATAAAGATTACGACCGTATCATCTTTTCACACGCTTTTCGAAGGCTTTCGAAAAAGACACAGGTGCATCCGCTTTCGAAAAACGACCATGTCCACAACCGTATGACCCACAGTCTCGAAGTGGCCAGTGTGGGCAGAAGCCTGGGACTCGGAGCCGGTAAAGTGCTGAAAGCAAAAAAGATCCCCGTCGATCCGTATCAAATCGCCTACATCGTCCAGACCGCATGCCTTGCCCACGATCTTGGAAATCCCCCTTTCGGCCATGCCGGGGAGGATGTGATAAAGGTATGGTTCAGGGAGAACGTGGAACGTCTGCCGGATATGGATGAAACACAGCGCAACGATTTTCGTCATTTCGACGGCAACGCCCAGAGCTTTCGCATCGTCACGCAACTGGAGAACTATCTGTACAACGGAGGTCTCCGGCTCACCTACGCCACCCTCGCCACCCTCGTGAAATACCCCTTCTCATCTAACGAGTGTAAAAAAAGAGAAAAATCGAAATTTGGCTATTTTCAGAGCGAGAAAGAGCTTTTCGACCGAATCTTCGATGCTCTGGGCCTAAGGAACGACGACGGAAGCTACCGCAGGCACCCGCTCTCCTATCTCATGGAGGCGGCGGACGACATCTGTTACGCTCTTCTGGACATAGAGGACGCGCTGGAACTGGGCATCGTGCGATGGGAAGATGTGGAGGAGATATTTTTCAAACTGACGGGTGAGAGTAAAGTCCGTGAAATCCTCTCCTCGAAAGGTCTGCCTCCTTCGCATCTCCATTCCAAGATCATCGCCTTCGCCATCACCCATCTCGTCGACGAGGGAATGGAGACATTCGAAAGAGAGTACGATCGTATCGTCTCCACGGGACTGGAGAGTGATCTCGTTGCCTGCTTCGATAACCGGGCCCTGAGAGAGGGGTTGCAGGAGGCCAAAGATTTCGGGGTCGCCTCCATATTTTCCAACCGGCGGAACGTGGAACTCGAGCTGGGGGCCTACAGCATCATAAAAACGATTCTCGATGCGCTTGTCGACGCCGCATGCCGACACGCGCAAAACGAAAAGCTGAGCTTCTATCAGAAAAAGGCGCTTATGCTCATGGGTGAGAAGTCACCGCTGAAACTCCGGCCCGCGAACACATATGAAGCGATTCAGAGGGTCGTCGATTACGTCTCCGGCATGACAGACAACCATGCCCATCACGTCGCCCGGCAGCTTAAAGGAGTTTTCAGCGGCGTCGAATAA
- a CDS encoding ATP-dependent Clp protease proteolytic subunit, producing MAFIPTIVDTEGKREYATDLFSRLLKDRIVLVHQPIDSNLASTVVSQLLYLDKMSDEPIYIYISSPGGEVMAGFEIIDIMNLVKSPVHTVAMGMVASMASILLCNGEKRYILPNAQVMLHQPLGGVQGQASDIEITAKQILKIKSKLNEILSAKTGKSIKTIENVTDRDSYFDAREALDFGLVDEILDGRDHSCASA from the coding sequence ATGGCATTCATCCCTACAATCGTAGACACCGAAGGAAAAAGAGAGTACGCAACCGACCTTTTCTCCCGGCTTCTCAAAGACAGAATTGTGCTCGTGCATCAACCGATCGATTCGAATCTCGCTTCCACTGTAGTATCGCAGCTTCTCTATCTCGATAAAATGTCGGACGAACCCATTTACATATATATCTCTTCTCCCGGAGGAGAGGTGATGGCGGGTTTCGAGATTATCGATATCATGAATCTCGTCAAATCGCCGGTGCATACCGTCGCAATGGGTATGGTCGCATCGATGGCCTCGATTCTGCTTTGCAACGGTGAAAAGAGGTATATACTTCCAAACGCACAGGTCATGCTTCACCAACCGCTCGGCGGTGTGCAGGGACAGGCAAGCGATATCGAAATCACGGCCAAGCAGATTCTGAAGATAAAATCGAAGCTGAACGAAATACTCTCGGCAAAAACGGGAAAAAGCATCAAGACAATTGAAAACGTAACGGACCGGGACAGCTATTTCGATGCCCGTGAAGCTCTCGATTTCGGCCTTGTCGACGAAATACTCGACGGACGGGACCATTCGTGCGCATCGGCGTAA